From the Oryza glaberrima chromosome 5, OglaRS2, whole genome shotgun sequence genome, one window contains:
- the LOC127773407 gene encoding protein ALP1-like, producing MNAFLELEPFSTPLFEIPDDADFEYTSMLAADDFPLMDGDFPADQPPAPAEVVSGGGKRSFQADDGEAMCVVSRSSKRRKKAPTNSTSPSNRDGSGGGEGNEPTAERRGSRRVWVRERSTEWWDRMRDPAACPEADFRRAFRMPRAVFDKLCDDLAAAVAKEDTTLRAAIPVPQRVAVCLWRLATGDPLREVSRRFGLGISTCHNIIVQVCAAITIVLLTRVVRWPDSHAAAASRFQALSGIPGVVGAVHTEHFRIVAPREHAGEYYDHRLTDRNNKATYSVAMQAVVDADGAFTDVCIGHPGSLSDAAVLEKSALYARCEAGLLLGHDKLGWQQPLWLVGGASYPLTSWMLVPCTQTNQTWAQDRLNAQVADARAAAVGAFRRLRARWQCLRRAEVKLPELANMLAACCVLHNLCERSGEELDADLLHDELVALVISGIGGGLAVLLVPVVGDTIVASVASDSVIAAST from the coding sequence ATGAACGCCTTCCTCGAGCTCGAGCCCTTCTCCACTCCTCTCTTTGAAATCCCCGACGATGCCGATTTTGAGTACACATCCATGCTCGCCGCTGACGACTTCCCCCTCATGGACGGCGACTTTCCTGCTGaccagccgccggcgccggcggaggtggTGTCAGGCGGAGGGAAGCGGAGTTTCcaggccgacgacggcgaggccatGTGTGTCGTGTCCCGGTCGTctaagaggaggaagaaggcgccAACGAATTCGACCTCGCCGTCCAACcgcgatggcagcggcggcggcgaggggaatgAGCCGACGGCGGAAAGGCGAGGTAGCCGGCGGGTGTGGGTGCGGGAGCGTAGCACGGAGTGGTGGGACCGCATGAGGGACCCGGCGGCTTGCCCGGAGGCGGACTTCCGGCGAGCCTTCCGCATGCCGCGCGCGGTGTTCGACAAGCTCTGCGAcgaccttgccgccgccgtcgccaaggAGGACACCACGCTGCGCGCTGCCATCCCCGTGCCCCAGCGCGTCGCCGTCTGCCTCTGGCGCCTCGCCACCGGCGACCCACTCCGCGAGGTGTCCCGCCGCTTTGGCCTCGGCATCTCCACCTGCCACAACATCATCGTCCAGGTCTGCGCCGCAATCACCATCGTCCTCCTCACCAGGGTTGTCCGATGGCCGgactcccacgccgccgctgcgtccAGGTTCCAGGCCTTGTCTGGGATCCCCGGAGTCGTCGGCGCCGTGCACACCGAGCACTTCCGCATCGTCGCGCCCAGGGAGCACGCCGGCGAGTACTACGACCACCGCCTCACCGACCGGAACAACAAGGCCACCTACTCCGTCGCCATGCAGGCCGTCGTGGACGCCGACGGCGCCTTCACCGACGTCTGCATCGGCCACCCCGGCTCGCtctccgacgccgccgtcctcgagaAGTCGGCGCTGTACGCCCGGTGCGAGGCTGGGCTTCTGCTCGGCCACGACAAGCTCGGGTGGCAACAGCCGCTGtggctcgtcggcggcgcgagCTACCCGCTGACGAGCTGGATGCTGGTGCCATGCACGCAGACTAACCAGACGTGGGCGCAGGACAGGCTCAATGCGCAGGTGGccgacgcgcgcgcggcggcggtgggcgcgttCCGCCGGCTCAGGGCGCGGTGGCAGTGCCTGCGGCGCGCCGAGGTGAAGCTGCCGGAGCTAGCCAACATGCTGGCCGCCTGCTGCGTGCTGCACAACCTCTGCGAGCGCAGCGGCGAGGAGCTCGACGCCGACCTCCTACACGACGAGCTC